ATGTCACCTATGACTCCAGTAATGAGAGAGAATGCATTAATCCAAAGCCATCTTAGAATTACTGTTGGTTGCTTTGGCAGACCTTTAACAGTCATTCAAAAGACTTGAGAagaaaatttattcttaaaacGAAGGTAGAAAACCTGCAcaggaagtattaaaaaataatttacgACAAAGTTGCTCAGTAGAAGTCAGCACTAAACAGAAACTACCAGTTCAAGGTTCAATAAAGCTTAAGTTTGGTCTCAGTTTCCATATGAATGTCCTCACGTTATTCTAAAATTGTTCAATTTAGGCTTGCTAATACACAAAATTAACATATACCCAATTCTGTTACCTGGGAGAGACTAGAAAACAGGGGCCGGACAGCTACCCTAAGGTGTCTAATCATGCTGCACAAGTTTTGTAGACAAAGTATGCTTAACAAATCATATAAGCAAATATCCTATTAATGAAGCTATTGTCACAGCAGACAAATGGAAGCAGGCCACAGCATAAGAAAATAAGGCTAACGAGTTATAATGTAAATTccaattaaataataaaaattcacttttgATTAAATAATACAAATCAACTTCCGTCTGCACCTTTTAAAGTCAGTCTAAATACTGTTTCAAATGTTAGCTACAAACAGGATTTGTGTACTTCAAGTCAtcctttttccctccagaaagGTTAAaagtccacaaaaaaaaaaaaatccgagcCCATACTGTATAGTAATATGTGTCCCTCTCAGCAGAGTTCTAGTGGTACCAGCTCAAAAATACATCAGTCCTGCAGCagatatttatatgtatttgtcTCCAACAAGTTTGTTACGTGTTGTCCATGTGAACATAACATGTCCTCGTAGAAGATCCTGTTACTGCTGTACAGGTCTGGTAGGTGTAAGCATCACCCCAGGTTGATTCATTGCCTCTTCTGTAAGATACAACCATACAATCCAAATTTGCAGCTACTGATTTTTTAACTTAACATTTCCACTGCtacaatatttctgtttgtttacatTCATTATCAGAATAGCTACCAAAGCCAATCCAACCGCTACGCTTGGAGGGCCACAAGGACTGAACTCCTGAGCAATTCCAGAAAGGAGCGGGGCAATTATACGTCCCACTGATGTCACAGACTGTCCAACACCCAGGAGCGTACCGCTGGCCTCATTCCCACCGATGGTCAGTTCAAGATCAATGATGCAAGTACGACCTATAGTAGTTGAAAAGGCTAAGAAGGTAGAAGACAAAATGACCATCCATATGCTAAGCGCTGATGCATACAGGAGAATCAACGTGCAGGTAAAAGTGCTGGAGTGCAACAGAAGTCTGTAAGTGTTGTGCTGATACAGTCTTGTTATTGGTCCAAGCAGACAACCAGCCAGGACTCCGAGTGAACTGCTATAGCTCATtaggtatccagagaacaaggGTTTCACCCCAAATCTCTCCTCCAAGGCCAGACTAAAATTACTATGGTACAGCAGTATAGTAACAGACATCAGTAACCGCACCAAAAATATATCCCACAAGTCAGAACATGCAATTCCTTTAATCCTCTTCAGCACTGTCACAATTTGGACCCACGGAGACTGGAAAGGACTATCACTCGCCACAGTTCCATTAGTTACTGATTTCAACTGCAGGTCacaatttgtttttgctgtgatACTGTctgtccttttcttctcttgtttttgtttcctattgCCAGTGTTTTCTTCGCTCCAGGGTAGCATCCAGACAAGACCTAAATAGATCAAAAAATTAGTTGATTTTATTCAATAGCATTAATGGTAAGTTTACTGttagtgtaaaaaataaattaaaaaaatgacttcaaCAATCATTTCAccttaaaaaattacaaagattACTGGTATTATTCAcagttcagttttaaatatgGTGAAAGCAAggaatgaaaacacaaacactgaGATGACACCCTCACAACATATTAATCTAAAGACTGAAGCCAAAATTCTGATTTCCAGTTGTCATCTTTGGGCACATACAAAATTTCCATTCCAGTGTCTAACTATAAAAGCAATGTACACAATGTAATGAAGAAGCAACTGGAAGTTAACTGTTTCAAAATTCCTGCTCTTCCACACAGGCTCAAATTCAAAGGGTACTATTAATATACAGAACACGTGTgccataaataataaaagccaCCGTGAATTCCAGGTGttacaaatgacaaaaatatacaAGAGTAGGGAGTGAAGGAACCCAAAATGCAAAACGTGACAAAACTTACCAGCATTCAGAAGGAAGATAGAAGCACAGATGAAAGACGTTTGATAAAAGCCATCTTTCAACTCTGTAAGGTAGCCACCAACAACAGGTCCCAGAATGAAGCCCACACTGGAGGCTGCATTGAAACGTCCCATTACTAAAGGGCGGTCTCTCTCAGAAACCAAATCAGAAAGCAGGGCTTTAGAGATGGAGAGCGTGTGCTTGAAAATACCTGCaacatattattaaaaaagtGTGTATATCTTAAaccaaaagattaaaaattccAGATGCTATATGAAGtatcaatattaaaaaatctgtatgaTTAGTATGTTTAACATTCCACAAACAAAACGTTCTTCAATGCTAGAGCTATACAGTGTGTTGAGCCATGACCATCAAGGCTGTTCAAGGATTTGGACCTAAGAATCAGAACTATTCAGATAACTGAGTTGACGAAGTACTCCTCCAACTCTACTGGAAGAATAAGTAAATAAGCTGAGTGCTGGAGCACACTAAGAATAACACAGTCTCTAAAATAGGATATCATGGATGGGTAAAGGTGGAACGGGAATGGCTTTTCTTTCTATAAACATAGCTCAGTAACAACTTTGCTGAGTATGGAGATTTCCAGGATTGTAATGCACCATATTCATATTAGATACTGGTGagtggcaaaaaaaatgcacagaagcGTAAGCATGCTGCAGGAATACTAACAATACAATCTTTTAAGTTCCTTCACTCTGACCAGGACAATGCCATCTGTCACAGGGACAGTGCTGTTAGTACTAAAAAGTATTTGATCGATATTTAATCGATTagcaaattttctttaaattaagaaaCAGTAGAAAGAAAGAGTTCCTAAATTGGGACCACAGGGCACAAAAGTGCCCATCAGTAGAAATGTTCATAGTAACAGCAATGTTTATTACATCAGAATATGTACAATCGATGTTCAGCTATTGTAAAAATTCTATTATGAACCTTGCTACAAACTTAGCTTATGTGCTGTAAAAACACATGCTTTTGCACATAAATATTCTACTGAAGCAGTGACCTAAAATTTCAGCCAGATTTTGTAGTatcattttaaagtatgttttcagcataaaaacaaaacagaacaaaaaataataatgcacaAATCATTCCATTCTGCACTGCAAGATTTCATCAGTGACCAGGTATATTGGGTACCCCTAAAGACTAACCTTACAACAGTTGCTTTCAAGGAATTGCTGCATTACTATTCTTATAAAACTCAGCCACTAAAGGTGGCATAAAATTTTTGACAGTTTCAGTatacatttcaaattattttcagaaaaatcgTGAGAATGAATTTGTAGAGGTGTTTCCATTAGCAGGGTTCAGCTGGTGCTGTTGGATGATGCTGTGTAGTTATCCACATGCCACCACTTCTCTAGTAGCAATTCTCGAGCTGAAAGTACAGAGAATTTAAACTGCAAAATGCCAAGTGCTTACTCACCTACAGGGACTCTAGAAATGGCAAACAGGTGCACAGTGGTGGACATTCCAAGAATGAAGTAACCCAGTGCACTGAGAAGAATACAAGTAAGCAGGGAATACCGTCTTCCTACTATATCACTCCAGCAGCCCtacaaaaaagaaggaatttaagaacattttataaCATTTAACTAGGTACAGTGCACAATCAGTATGTCTAAATTAAActgagaaaagaattaaaaggacTGTCAGTGAATGCTTAATAAGCTTATTACACAAGTTTTCTACGTGCTTGAAGTCTGGAAGTGACAAGCAGAGTTCTGCCCTGCCGGCAGTGCAGCTGCTGAAACTATGCTTCTATTTAATGTTATgtataaagctttaaaaaaatatattcttcttttcaaaaatacaatCCTGCAATAAACACCCTCAAATACTATTGATGGTGGCCCTCTGAAAACGTCATCACAACCAACCACAAATATTTGGTTGCAACAATGGTTGCTGTGGAGTAGACACTTGCTGAGCATCCTAAAACAAATGGCCTTAGGTAGGAGTTTGTCACCTGAGAGCGGACAAGTAGGAATTATGAGAAAGTCAAACAGTGAACTTATACGTAGTATATTTATAAATCAGCTTGTTTCCAAACAGGAAGTAGGTTTGTAAGAATGTAGGTACCGGTCTTGCAGTTCAAAGAAAATGCCACAAAATTACAGAAGTGAGTTATCCCAGGTGGCCTGCATAACAAACtctgaaacagtttttcataaGATGGTCAAAATCTGCTCTCTTGAGAGCTATGAGGTACCAGGGTAATAATATTAAAGGTGTTCCTGGTTAAATGCAGGGATCTAAGGTATTGATAGGTAAAGCGTGCATTCATAAAGTTTGGGCTTGACAAGCCTTAGAACTTTTTTTCGGTAAGGatgtaagaaaaaacaagaaaaaaaaacacaaacaaaaactaagagCTCAAAGACACACTGCATGAGTATAGGCCATATGACAGATTACAAGACACTGCTTATGAAGCAGGGAAAGCAAGCTCTAGATAACAGGATTATGAAGAGCTGACTCATGAGACTACTTTTTAGAAAGGCTActgcactgaagaaaactgctttACTAACATCAACGTTGGAGACAACCCTGTGTGACTAAGATGTGGCTCAGTAGTGTGTGACTGACACCAAATCTGAATTCTAGCTTTGGTCTAAAGACTTCATTCTATTTAGAGATGTTCTGAAGGACCTAGGTATTCGCTTTAAgtgaaacaaaaaggcaaaaaacacaTGGTTCCTTCAAACCGAAAATGCTTACATGAACactataaacattttcaaaatttcaagaaATGTTGTTATTAAcctaattctctttttttcccataaaatcCATAGAAATACCaatgtactttaaaaagcagtgtTAGAACTCACCACAAATGTGCTGGAAAATAGCTGCATTATACCATAGAGAGAtcctaaaacaaacaagtaaaataccaacaggaaaaattattattatttttattattatgttatgAAAAGTGCACAAAATCTTAAATGAGGAAACATGAGAAAGATTCTAGGAATAATTTACTGAAAGAAGAGGGAATGGAACAAACCAAGGATGAAGTTTAGACTGCGAGGGAAATAGTTTCAGGagtaaaaaagtaaagcaaCTGCTGATCAAACTTACAAAGCTATGTAATGTAGAAGGATGTTGCTTTGCATGGTGTATTAATCAAAAGAGATCTTGGCATTTATAACTCCTTTCTCAGAATCAGGAGAGGATTTCATTACTGGAAGGCTGTAATTACTTTCCACTTGGCACTTCAACCTATTCCAAGGCACCACAGAAGCCCTGAAGAAACCACAGACCCTACTCTTTGATTTTAGAGGCTGAGTTTAGCACAGTTAGtgacagaagagaagcagcaaagaaaagcacagagaaacatttgccaaattctttcttttacaaGAATACACctcaaaatctatttttttttttaagtttaaatcAAAGCAGACTGTTGaaatgcaaacatatttttgatgaactgctgcttaaaataatattgcCACCTCAGAGCAGAACtaaattatttcacaaaaagtgctttcattcaaaataaaaaaatcaaggtaataaaaaaaaatttaataacaAAACCCAAGTCAACCACACATGGCTATGAAGAATATCACACTTGTGCAAACCATAAACagtataataatatataaataagaaCCTCAGAACCATGGAACTTCATCTTACCAGTTAATTTGTAAGATAGACCTccaaaatttcagaatttaCTCGTTAATATTACTTAaagatgataaatattttttttgccaaaaggCAGCTGCAAGGAATTTAGTTAAATGGGAAGCAATCAAGAGCACTGGAAAGCTTGGGAGAACCAGCTGTAGAAGTACTGTTTAGAAAGCCTgcaaataacaataaaaataaaagccacagcTCAGCAATTCTGGGATCCAGAGCTGTAAATTCTTGGATGCTGGAAAAGCacctgtattattattattattattatacataTACTGTACATATAATAATACCAAGTATTATTGCAAGACTTTCTTCTTCTTGCCAAGAATGCACTTTCCCAGGCATCTGCTTTAGGCTACTGACAGGATTTGAGGTTGGACAGGTCTCTGGATCTAACGCAGCATGgttttccttacatttttatttggaatttGTCATTACTTTTTATCATGCTACTAGACAAGGAAGAATTACGCTTCAATGTCCAATTTGCAGGAAAGCATATTCCAGTTCATATTATCTTATTCTTTGGTAAATCAGTTGACTACTGCAACTCACCTATTATACCAGCAACTGTAGGACTTGCTCCTAGAGATTTGATATGAAGGTTCATTAAAGGAACAACCATACTCACACCAAACAAATCCTGAAAAGAAGGCAGGAAAAGTTTTAGGAACTGATCACTTCTACAAAGATGGTAGCAACCTGGCTTAACAACAGGCAGTCAGTAATTCaaaagttttaaatgatttctgCATCAGTacaagattaaaagaaaagttttcatggCTAATGTGGTACGTTGTAACCTCTGCAGCATACCCTGTATGTACAGAATTATAAACACAGAAGCTGAAAGATAAAGGATTGCCTCACGCAGTAGtgaaaactacaaaaacatCAGTACTTTCCCCCCTCCAGATACAAACATTCTGaagatacatatataaacattacatttgaatatatattaaGGGAATACTTACCTGTTTAACAAGAAAAGTACCTGGCACTAGTAGTTTAAATTCAAAGTGGTCTGTCATTTCAGTCGTCTAAATACTTTTTACTTGCGCAGAGGGAGTGTATTTAGAAAATCTACAGTACTTTAACTCTCAACCAGGATGGGGCAGAAGCTAAGATAGATCTGAGCCCACCCAAATACTGTCTTTCTGTATAACTGAAGAAGTGTAAaggcagaaacatgaaaaaaacacgTAGAGCAAAGCATAAGTAGAAAACTTCTTGTAAGAGGAGGGCAAAGGACGTTGCCCATCCTGAATGGTACAAGGATTTCCTACTCAGTCCCTTTgactttttatcttttgttaaGCTAACCACATTAACCCAGTAGTTCTTTCACTATACGCTGCTGGTACAAGTCTTTTATCAGAGCTGAAGCTTACAAAGGAGAGCTACTGAAGCAAGATCACCTTTTATCACTGACTGCTGAAGCTGAAGTAGACTAGCTGTTCATAGTATGCCCACAGTCAAAATAATTGCAACAACGCATGCCACTGAGTAAATTCCAACAGTCTAAGTCTCTTATGATGATTGAAAATAAGACTTAGAAAGTTAAAATGGCCCACATGACTTACAAACATCATCAGTAAAAGAGTAACAGGGCTCAAAAAGCTATTCTAAGCACTggtttatagaatcatagaaaaacagaataatccCCTTGGAAAGGACCTCAGGAGGTTTCTAGTCCAgtccccagcagagccagctctgaAGTCAGACCTGGTAACTCAAGGCTTTAACCAGTCATGCCTTGAAAACTTGAGGTTCTGACTGCGTACAGGACCTGTGTCCCTTTTATTCTTGCCATGCACTACCCCGTGGAGTCCTGCTCCATCTTCTTGTACCTCCCTGCTGACACAGGAAAGGCTGCTGCCAGGTTcctcctcagcctcttctcacggGGCAAGTGCTCCACCTCTCCAGCCACCCTGGTGGCCCAGGAAGCTCACTCTGACCTGGACACAGTATTTCAGATGCATTCTCGCAAGTGCTGAGTGAACTAACATCACTTCTTTGTTCACATAGCCCAGGACACTGTTGACTGCCTGTctaccagggcacactgctagCTTATATTCAGTTCACTTCCCACCAAGGCCTTATCAGAAGAGCTACCCTCCTGTCTGTATATTTGGAAGGGTTTATTTCTTGCCAAGAACAAGACTTAGCAGTTGTCCTCATTCGGTTTCATAAGGCTACTGTCAACTCATCCATCCAACCTGCCTAGTTCCCCCCTGGATGGCACCCCTGCCTTAAACTGCACCCCCTACTttgatgtcatctgcaaacacaAAAGAGACTGCAGTCTGCCACCTTGTTGAGGTCAGggataaagatgttaaagagtCTAGGTCTCAGAATGCATCCTGGTAGTATTTGACTTGTCATAGGCATGCAGGTCGGGCAAGACCCATTGACCGCTATTCTTTAATAGGCGGTTATTTTGTCATTTCGCTTATAATTTCTCATGTCAAATGACAACATTGCATTTGCTTGGTTACAGGAAACTTGCATAACAGGTAACAGCTCTTTATTATATTTCACCACACTCTACACCATTAAAATTACACTCATTTTTTGCTTGGTTGCAGCGTGTACTCAAAGCTTCGTGTCAGCAAGGTATTAAGAAGCAGCACATGTTATAATGCACTTTTGCTTGGAATATTAGTTCCAGGACTGAAACCAGGTAGATTGTTTCTACTGCCCGGGCTAAAGGTAAATAACAGAGTATAGCTACATTTCACAGTGCAAATTTATACCAATGTTGTATTAATTTTCCATGTTACCccctttaattttaaattaaattgtcCTGTTTCCCAAGGCTTGTAAActacagaaagcaaatctgtttttccactgtgatttttctttaaaaaaacagatggtTTTTGAGTTCATAATAAGCACTAGTAGTTCAAGGAAGCAAAAAACTGTTTTGATATATGTACAACAAGACCTAATTTTAATGGTGATACGCTATTCTGTTGCATTCGCTGGATGCAACCCGTACCAAGCCAGGCCATATGACTGATCAAAGTGGAAAAACATCCCAGCTGCTACAGACCGCTGCTTCAGCAAGCGTTCACACTCCAGAAAGCAGCTAAGCCATGCACCTTGAACATGGCAACCTCGTCCGCAGCACAAGGGGGGCACCCAACACCAGCTCAGGCCCTACCGCAGGCTCGGTGGGAGCACCGGGGGCTTTGACCGGGTGTCcgaggaaagagaaagggagacaGAAAACCAATTTCTGATTAACCTCACGCTTTGCAGCGCCTCCCAAGCACCTGAAGGACCCTAAGGGAGAAGCGCCCtctgccaccaccagcaccgCCCCTCCGGCGGCAGACCCGGCAGAGGGCCCCAGAgccgcggggcggggagggctTCATTTCCCCTCGCCCGACGCAGCCACCCGCTGCCCCACGGCCGCCGCTTACCAGGAAGCCCACCGCGTAAAGGCACCGCACGAAGCGGGCGGACGCCGCCGGGCTAGCCGCGGCTCCCCGGCCTCCATCTTCCTCCATGGGGCCGGAGGCTGCCCGGGGCCCCGCAGCGGCCGCGATGGGCGTGCGCAGTGCAGCCGGGGCGGCCGCAAAATGGCGGCGCGGAGGGGTCAGTCCGGGCAGTCCTCTGAGTGCCGTCGTGTAAACCTCGGCGgttttttattccttattttagCAAGGGTATTTGTgtttcctctcctccaggcgAGGAATAAGGGTTCCTTCAGTTTTTGGAGGTTTTTGGAGTCCCGGCCTTCCTCTCGTCACCTGCAGGAATTTGccctttctgcctctctctgcGTGTTTGTAGAGAGTTTTGCAACGTGTCAGTGTCACCCCAGGAAAGTAGAAACGCCTTGAtagggagggggagaggaggagatgtTTCTTTGgagatgatttttcatttctgcctttgGAGGCAGAAGTATGCCCCAGCAGCATGGTGATGGTCCGCGGCGCAGTCTTCCTGGCCGCTGTAGGAAGACAGCTTTTAAACCTGTATGCCTTGGGTTCTGCCTCCCTCACGGGGAAATGTCCCTGTTCTACTACCACTGCTGGTGTTTGGCTCTCACAGGGCTAAATCTGCTCGCTTCACGTGTTTCTGATGGCAAAGTGCTTTCCTGCCATGCTACGTGCAAAACTGGCTGGAGGTTGTAGTGCAGCCAAGGGAGATGGTCATCCTACTTTCTTTTTAGGGTGTATGTAGTTGTGCTGCATTTCTCCTAAAGTCAGAGATACATAAAATTCTGGATCAGTACCctattttagaagtattttcatCCAAAGAAGTAAAACAACATTCTTAAATCTCTGAGAAGCATAGATAGAAGTGGTTATCACGTGCAAAATATTGTTATATTGGAGGCAGCAGAGATTGTTTGTATAGCTGCTGATCTACAAAAGGGGCAcagttttaaatgttaaaaaaaaaataaaaaatactgatttatgaaacaggacattttaaaatttgtttttcattagtaGTAAGAacaagcttttgaaaaacaatggTGATATTTTAAACAGTGCCTGTTCATAAATGTTTGAGAATGTCagttattatttaattaatggGATAacttcacctctgtcttcatgtttaaagaagaaataaataccaCAGGGCTGAGGGTCTTCAACAGAGTTAGTTCATGAAACAGGAGAAGGGAATGTCATTTTCCTTGTGGTTCTGAAGAATtaagctaccaaaaaaaaaaaaaaagctggaaggcaagaaatattcttaaatatgcAGCTTATTTATAAGATACCAAAAAGGATAGCCTAGTGTATGCATAGGGACAAAGATGCTATCAGTATCTCAAATAACTCGGTTGTTTAATATCCCAGTGGCAGTAATATTTTATAGTTGGCTTAACCAGTGCTCCCTATTAATTTAGCTCTCTAAGGCTATTCATTTACTTTGAATAACAAGGCCTCTCAGAATAatgattcttttaaaattttggatGTAGCATTGATGGGGATCACAGTTACATACAGttgctctgaaatgaaacaaaatgattaGAGGATATTGAAATATTAGAATATCATGGGAATTGACACTACACTGTGTCTGCTCAATATTTCACTAATTTTGGTCATTTTAACTTTGatagaagaaatggaaaaagccTGAAggctttttaaggaaaaatattaaagaggtGGATGATTACAAGATGTTGCAAGGATTTAGATAATGTTCCTGGGTTATAAGACAGATCATGTCTTGTCCTAACACCAAGCCCAACTGAAAATTTTGAGATTCTGTCTAAATGTCAGTCTCTGCTACAAGTCTCAGAAGGCAGAGTTAGCAATTctgcattattttcagattGTGAAGATCCAAACAATCATAATGGGGACAAAATGTTGTTGGCAGCCATGAATTCCTCGACAGTAAGAACTGTTTCTTAGTTTTGTGTACTATTTTCAGCTATCCCCATGCAGAATGGCTCGTAAAGCTGACAAAACCCAGTTTTTGGTTGCTCCAATAGCATTTTCAGTGCCAACTGTTCAcggagaaaaacaaacaaataaaaacacacacacacacaaaaaaaaacaacatgcaaaCTTGATCAggttattaatatatatatatatatgcatctgTATATTTTTACATCATGTGTAAGGAAAGGGCATTAATGTATAATAACATGGTGAAGATCTCTGTTGCCTTTGAACTGAAGGTAGATGGTTCCCACTACCTCAGAATATCCCATTCATGTTCCGTCATTGCAATTACAAAATTTAAGATAAAGGCTCCCAAATAAAGAATGGCATGACTGATAAGGGACTTGACTAGCACAGaattaaaggaataaaatataatgACCATTTATCACAATCTTAAGGAAAATAGAACCAGTCTAATGTGATATCTTTTGAGGGCAGAATTACATAGTTGGTTGATACTGCCAATATTATACACTTACATTGCTGTaacatatttgtctttttactGGATGGCTCTTTGATTAAAACAGTAGAACAATACGTACTCAGAAATGGCCATCAGCATGTGGAATCAGAATTTTTCGATACCCCTCCAGACCGTAATTGTGAATGAAGAATCTTCTCAGAGGAAGAGGTGCATCTAGATGGGTCCGCTCATTTCTTACCCTTTTTTCATGACTTGGAAGAAACTATAGTatcaaaattattaatattatggGCAACACAGTGACCAGGAAAATTATGCATACCACTGGTACAATACAATCTGAGTACTCAGCTTTCATGATATTTTAGTATTCTAAATATAAAGACAGCTATAAACAAAGCATGAGGGCCATGCTAAGGGGGTGCATATCTCTGTTGTGGCAGCCAATGATTATGAAATAAACTTGGTAGTCATATTAAATAATCAGGAAGAATAAGTTTTTATTACTATTCTGTAACCAAAAGAAGATAACTCCATCTTCTGATAATAAATAGGGGGATCTCAAgtaaaagagcagaaaacttTATTCCTTCTGTATGCCTTTTTTTGATATGAATACTAATGCAACATTCATCTAGTTTCGCTGTTGTAATTGAAGGACAATGTTCAATAATGGGAAAGGGTCCAAAAAAAGAGCCTTTAatggcaggaagaaaatatcttaCCGTGTCAGGTTGTCAGATATCTGACCCTCCTAAGGCTCGCGTCCTGAACTGTTCTTGCCTCAGATTATGTATGGGAGAAGTAATCCAGGGAGAATGTCTGAGGTTCAGTTTGCTAATGAGGAGAAGGGATGAGGGATCTGCAACCCTTTATTAAACACATCTCCTGTGGCAAATACTCGGTGGCACCTGCTGAGGAAGGGGTTGAAGCAGTCAGCACCTGTCCTTCTTCAGCCAACTCTGAGGAAGGCTATGTGTGCTCCATGCCAAGACAAAGTGAAAGCTCTGATGGAAATCATCTTCCAAAATTTAACAAAGTTGTGAAAAAGATCCTTTCGTTCCTTCAACAAGGGAGAAAATTTTAAACCTTATAAATTCTCAAATACAGTTCTTAAAGCCATTTTGTAAGACAGATCTAAGACAACTACAGAAATTTATTGCAGTAAATGGAACATATTTGTGAATTTCTGCATTACAAATGGGAAAGGTCAAGACCCCCAAATGTACCATTTGTCATCAAGTTTAGCAAATCTAA
This is a stretch of genomic DNA from Cygnus atratus isolate AKBS03 ecotype Queensland, Australia chromosome 1, CAtr_DNAZoo_HiC_assembly, whole genome shotgun sequence. It encodes these proteins:
- the MFSD9 gene encoding major facilitator superfamily domain-containing protein 9 → MEEDGGRGAAASPAASARFVRCLYAVGFLDLFGVSMVVPLMNLHIKSLGASPTVAGIIGSLYGIMQLFSSTFVGCWSDIVGRRYSLLTCILLSALGYFILGMSTTVHLFAISRVPVGIFKHTLSISKALLSDLVSERDRPLVMGRFNAASSVGFILGPVVGGYLTELKDGFYQTSFICASIFLLNAGLVWMLPWSEENTGNRKQKQEKKRTDSITAKTNCDLQLKSVTNGTVASDSPFQSPWVQIVTVLKRIKGIACSDLWDIFLVRLLMSVTILLYHSNFSLALEERFGVKPLFSGYLMSYSSSLGVLAGCLLGPITRLYQHNTYRLLLHSSTFTCTLILLYASALSIWMVILSSTFLAFSTTIGRTCIIDLELTIGGNEASGTLLGVGQSVTSVGRIIAPLLSGIAQEFSPCGPPSVAVGLALVAILIMNVNKQKYCSSGNVKLKNQ